The following coding sequences are from one Onychomys torridus chromosome 16, mOncTor1.1, whole genome shotgun sequence window:
- the Mgat3 gene encoding beta-1,4-mannosyl-glycoprotein 4-beta-N-acetylglucosaminyltransferase gives MRRYKLFLMFCMAGLCLISFLHFFKTLSYVTFPRELASLSPNLVSSFFWNNAPVTPQASPEPAGADLLRTPLYSHSPLLQPLSPSKATEELHRMDFFLSEDTTEYFVRTKAGGVCFKPGTKMLEKPSSGRTEEKPQVAEGSSARGPARRPMRHVLNARERLGSRGTRRKWVECVCLPGWHGPSCGVPTVVQYSNLPTKERLVPREVPRRVINAININHEFDLLDVRFHELGDVVDAFVVCESNFTAYGEPRPLKFREMLTNGTFEYIRHKVLYVFLDHFPPGGRQDGWIADDYLRTFLTQDGVSRLRNLRPDDVFIIDDADEIPARDGVLFLKLYDGWTEPFAFHMRKSLYGFFWKQPGTLEVVSGCTVDMLQAVYGLDGIRLRRRQYYTMPNFRQYENRTGHILVQWSLGSPLHFAGWHCSWCFTPEGIYFKLVSAQNGDFPRWGDYEDKRDLNYIRSLIRTGGWFDGTQQEYPPADPSEHMYAPKYLLKNYDQFRYLLDNPYREPKSTVEGGRRNPGSEGRSPAARAKLDAVEG, from the coding sequence ATGAGACGCTACAAGCTCTTTCTCATGTTCTGTATGGCTGGCCTGTGCCTCATCTCTTTCCTCCACTTCTTTAAGACCTTATCCTATGTCACCTTCCCCAGAGAACTGGCCTCCCTCAGCCCTAACCTCGTATCCAGCTTCTTCTGGAACAATGCCCCTGTCACTCCCCAGGCCAGTCCGGAGCCGGCTGGCGCCGACCTGTTGCGGACCCCGCTCTACTCCCACTCCCCCTTGCTCCAGCCGCTGTCCCCCAGCAAGGCCACCGAGGAACTGCACCGAATGGACTTCTTCTTGTCGGAGGACACCACTGAATATTTTGTGCGCACCAAAGCTGGTGGTGTCTGCTTCAAACCAGGTACCAAGATGCTGGAGAAACCTTCTTCAGGGCGCACAGAGGAGAAGCCCCAGGTGGCTGAGGGCTCCTCTGCCCGTGGCCCTGCTCGGAGGCCCATGCGGCACGTGTTGAATGCACGAGAGCGCCTGGGTAGCCGGGGCACTAGGCGCAAGTGGGttgagtgtgtgtgcctgccaGGCTGGCATGGGCCCAGCTGCGGGGTGCCCACCGTAGTGCAGTATTCCAACCTGCCCACCAAGGAGCGCCTGGTACCCAGGGAGGTGCCAAGGCGGGTTATCAATGCCATCAACATCAACCACGAGTTTGACCTGCTGGATGTGCGTTTCCACGAGTTGGGCGATGTGGTGGACGCCTTTGTGGTATGCGAGTCCAACTTCACCGCGTATGGGGAGCCGCGGCCACTCAAGTTCCGAGAGATGCTGACCAATGGCACCTTCGAGTACATCCGCCACAAGGTGCTCTACGTCTTTCTGGACCACTTCCCACCTGGTGGCCGGCAGGATGGCTGGATCGCCGATGACTACCTGCGCACCTTCCTCACCCAGGATGGTGTCTCCCGCTTGCGCAACCTGCGGCCTGATGACGTCTTCATCATCGACGATGCGGACGAGATCCCCGCACGTGATGGTGTGCTATTTCTCAAGCTCTACGACGGTTGGACCGAGCCGTTTGCCTTCCACATGCGCAAGTCCCTGTACGGCTTCTTCTGGAAGCAACCTGGCACGCTGGAGGTGGTGTCGGGCTGCACTGTGGACATGTTGCAGGCCGTGTATGGACTAGATGGCATCCGCCTGCGCCGTCGCCAGTACTACACCATGCCCAACTTCCGACAGTATGAGAACCGCACAGGCCACATCTTAGTGCAGTGGTCCCTCGGAAGCCCCCTGCACTTTGCAGGCTGGCATTGCTCCTGGTGCTTCACGCCTGAGGGCATCTACTTCAAGCTCGTGTCGGCTCAGAATGGCGACTTCCCACGCTGGGGTGACTATGAGGACAAGAGGGACCTCAATTACATCCGCAGCCTGATTCGCACCGGAGGCTGGTTTGACGGCACGCAGCAGGAGTACCCTCCTGCAGACCCCAGTGAGCACATGTATGCTCCCAAATACCTGCTCAAGAACTATGACCAGTTCCGCTACCTACTGGACAACCCATACCGGGAGCCAAAGAGCACTGTGGAGGGTGGGCGCCGGAACCCGGGCTCGGAGGGAAGGTCACCCGCTGCCAGGGCCAAGTTGGATGCAGTGGAGGGCTAG